Below is a window of Desmonostoc muscorum LEGE 12446 DNA.
AGCTGCATAATCGACAATCCAGTATTCAGGGATACCCATCTCTTCATAATCAGCGAATTTTAAGTAGTAATCGTCCCGCCAGTTGGTTGATACAACCTCAATTACCAAAGGTATTGATGCAGCCAAACTAACAATAGATTGTTTTTGCCATAATTTTTCGTTTGCCAGATTTGCACTGTTTACCACCAACACATCTGGAAAGTAACCAGAATCTTTTTCAGGAGGTCTAACGATAACTTGATTGGGTATCAAGTAGGGGAGGTCTAATCGGTCAAACTCAACTGTTACTTTTCTTGCTAAAAAACCCTTTACTCCTTCGTGTTCCCCTACTGGTTGCGCTATCTCAACAATATCTCCGTTATGTAGTTCGTAGCGTACTCGCCGAGTTTCGGGTAACCAATCGACAAATTCCTCAAAGGTTACTAACTTGGGTATGGCTTGAGTCATAAATGATAGAGAATTACTGATGATATAAATATTATCTCTAATGTAGAGAACTGCGGACTGCTTTTCCACCACAGGTAAATGTGTATAATTGAACCTCATCTTACAAGATCGAGCGATCGCACTTAATCTGTGGTGTCTCACATAATTTAAGGATCATCTTTGCTCGTTATTCAATTATTCTTGGGATAGTATAAAAATTGTTACATTTATCATGATGATAGATGTAATACCGTTTAATGTATGCTAGACACCCAGTACTGTCAACCTTAAGATTGAAAATTAGTATTTTTCTACATAAAATTAAAAATCTCAAATTAAAAATTGGTAACACTGATGGTTAGGAGTGCTAGAGTTTCAAGAAATTCATCGGAACTTTTCAGCGGGTATTCATGCTGAAGAAACTACAAAAAAAGCAAATTTCGATAATTGCGGCTGCGGCACTGTTTGCCTTTTCAGCTGGGGCAATGGTATCAGCGCCTGAGATTGGCAAATCTCTGGGACAATGGCTCAAATTGGGTAATAACCAAGTAGAGCAAACATCTGAGGCTAGCATTGCCCAATCAGCGGTCTTTCCACTGATATCACAATCTCTGCCAGAACGGGCGGCAAAACTAGCTGCGATCGCCGAACAGTCCGCTTCTGTTGACCGCAATCGCGCTCGTTATCTTTTGGCGAGTGATTACATTGAAAGAACCCAAGCCCAAAAAGCCCTGGTTTTACTCCAAGGACTAGAGAAAGACTATCCCATTCTCGCGCCCTATATTTTGCTAAAACTTGCCCAGGCAGAAGATATGCTGGGCGAGGACGGCAAAGCCTCGGATCTGCGGCAAAAAGTTCTGAAAGTGTATCCCAAAGAAGCAGCCGCAGTCAAAGCCCTATACCTAATTGCCCAACCAAAGCAACAGGAAACCGCGATCGCTCAATTTCCTTCTAATCCTTTGACTTGGGAAATTATCCGCAAACGCTTACAAGAAAATCCCAATCAGCCAAAATTACAGTTGATTTTGGCAAAATATGCCTATGACCAACCAGGCATAGTGGGGGTTTTGGATCAGTTAGTCAAACAGCCGAACCTGAAACCCGAAGACTGGGAACTCATTGGTACAGCC
It encodes the following:
- a CDS encoding Uma2 family endonuclease yields the protein MTQAIPKLVTFEEFVDWLPETRRVRYELHNGDIVEIAQPVGEHEGVKGFLARKVTVEFDRLDLPYLIPNQVIVRPPEKDSGYFPDVLVVNSANLANEKLWQKQSIVSLAASIPLVIEVVSTNWRDDYYLKFADYEEMGIPEYWIVDYAALGGRNFIGNPKQSTITVCNLVDGEYQISKFRDSDRIVSQTFPELNLTPNQIFQAAVV